In Mixophyes fleayi isolate aMixFle1 chromosome 11, aMixFle1.hap1, whole genome shotgun sequence, one DNA window encodes the following:
- the FAM43B gene encoding protein FAM43B, giving the protein MRDCTGLRDVMLPWKRSKFVLVKDDKKRKRVSYSSLLSSFMRSCPDLLPHFPLDRLGNVFSARRQKVVLNRDDPSYTVWYLGNAVTLHAKGEGCTLDAVNKIWQKSEFGGFSTKMKLSLGTYGIRMTPCKRGSRKPVHAYVLHRITHCVADTGHPKVFSWVYRHQIKNKAVVLRCHAVLVSKAEKAKAMAYTLCQTSLVAFNEFKRLKRQSDFKREQRELLGERVVPMIPLRKLLNGTCSYNPPAERNKSAPRLSSIQEEEEDGEEEWTESQNVHNRDQVSAQQHERDTVLELAQELRRLSIQRALSKRLGSSLPPQLSDWNRPIRTFC; this is encoded by the coding sequence ATGAGAGACTGCACAGGGCTGAGAGACGTTATGCTGCCCTGGAAGAGAAGCAAGTTTGTGCTGGTGAAGGATGACAAGAAGCGCAAGCGGGTCAGTTActcctctctcctgtcctctttCATGCGCTCCTGTCCTGACCTGCTCCCTCACTTTCCCCTGGACCGCCTGGGCAACGTCTTCAGCGCCAGGAGACAGAAGGTGGTACTGAACAGAGATGACCCCTCTTACACAGTGTGGTACCTGGGTAATGCTGTCACCCTACATGCCAAGGGAGAGGGCTGCACCCTGGATGCTGTCAATAAGATCTGGCAGAAGAGTGAGTTTGGGGGGTTCAGCACCAAGATGAAACTCTCCTTGGGGACTTATGGCATCAGGATGACCCCGTGCAAGAGAGGGTCCAGAAAACCTGTCCATGCTTACGTCTTACACCGCATCACCCACTGTGTGGCGGACACAGGGCACCCAAAAGTCTTCTCCTGGGTCTACAGGCACCAGATAAAGAACAAGGCGGTGGTACTAAGGTGCCATGCTGTGTTGGTTTCTAAGGCTGAAAAGGCAAAAGCCATGGCATATACCCTGTGCCAAACGTCCTTGGTGGCCTTTAATGAGTTTAAGAGGTTAAAGAGACAAAGTGACTTTAAACGAGAGCAGCGGGAGCTTCTGGGAGAGCGTGTGGTCCCCATGATCCCTCTGAGAAAGCTCTTGAATGGGACCTGCTCCTACAACCCTCCAGCAGAGAGAAATAAGAGTGCCCCCAGGCTGAGCTCCAtccaggaggaagaggaggatggGGAAGAAGAGTGGACAGAGTCACAGAATGTCCACAACCGGGACCAGGTTAGTGCTCAACAGCATGAAAGAGACACAGTTTTGGAATTGGCTCAGGAACTGAGACGATTGAGCATCCAGAGAGCTTTGTCCAAAAGACTGGGTTCCTCCCTCCCCCCACAGCTCTCGGACTGGAACAGACCTATCAGGACTTTCTGCTGA